The window TTTGTTAGATGCGCTAACTGCGCTAGAAGAACAAAAAGGAATTTCAAGAGATGTGTTAATCGAAGCCATTGAAGCTGCATTAGTAACAGCTTACAAGCGCAACTTTAACCAAGCTCAAAATGTCCGTGTAGATTTAAACTTAGATAAGGGCTCAATTCGTGTGTTTTCACGAAAAGATGTTGTTGAAGAAGTAGAGGACGATCGCCTACAAATTTCATTAGAAGATGCCAAAATCATCAATCCAGCCTATCAATTAGAGGATATCGTGGAGCAAGAAGTAACGCCTCGTAATTTTGGTCGTATCGCAGCACAAACAGCGAAACAGGTTGTTACACAACGTGTACGTGAGGCTGAGCGCGGCTTAATTTATGAGCAATATGTTGACCGCGAGGATGATATCGTAACAGGCGTTGTGGAACGTCTAGATGCACGTAATATTTATGTTGGCCTAGGTAAAGTCGAAGCAGCGTTACCACAAAACGAACAAATTCAAGGTGAAACGTATCATCCGCATGATCGTATCAAAGTATACATTACAAAAGTTGAACGTACCACACGTGGACCACAAGTAATTGTATCGCGTACACATCCTGGCTTACTACGTCGATTATTTGAAATGGAAGTACCTGAAATTTATGAAGGTATTGTCGAAATCAAATCAATTGCGCGTGAAGCTGGAGATCGTTCTAAAATTTCTGTCTATGCTCATAATGATGAAGTTGATCCGGTTGGTTCTTGTGTTGGTGCAAAAGGTGCGCGTGTACAAACAATTGTCAATGAATTAAACGGTGAGAAAATTGATATTGTTGAATGGTCTGAAGATCCTGTTGTATTCGTAGCAAATGCACTTAGCCCTTCAAAAGTATTAGATGTGCAAGTCAATGAAGAAGAGAAATCAACAACGGTTGTTGTGCCAGACTATCAATTGTCATTAGCCATCGGTAAACGTGGTCAAAATGCTCGATTAGCTGCGAAATTAACTGGTTGGAAAATTGATATTAAAAGTGAAACAGATGCACGTGAGTTAGGTATTTATCCATCTGCAACAAGCACTTTCGTACCAGCGGACGATGAAGAAAGCGACTACGAAGATGTAGCAGTTGACTTATATCAAGACGACGAAGAATAAGTAAGAAATCCCGTGTGACTAGTCAACTGACTTAATTCAGTGGGCGGTTGGGCGCCGACTGAATTAAGTCAGAGTCTCCGGCGGATGTCATGGATTTGGAAATGTAGTCGTACAACTCCAAATCAGAACCACTCCGCCGAAGCAGTTATGATGATGATTAGTCCACCTCTTACGAAGCTTCAGAGAGGAAAGGTGATTCTTATGGCGGTTAATAAAAAAGTGCCTCTTCGAAAATGTGTAGCAACTGGAGAAATGCTACCCAAAAAAGAAATGATTCGGGTTGTTCGTTCGAAAGAGGGCGAGGTAAGTGTTGATGTTTCGGGGAAAAAGCCTGGACGTGGCGCTTATGTTTCAAAGTCAGAACAGGCGATTGACATCGCACGCAAGAAAAATGTTTTAGGGCACCAACTTGATGTGAAAATTCCTGAAGAAATTTACGAAGAATTACTAACGATCATTCGTAGGGAGTCAATACTATGACAAATCAAGCAGTGTTTAATTTGCTTGGCATCGCGGCAAGAGCGCGTAAAGTCATTTCAGGAGAAGAGTTAGTAGTGAAGGAAGTCCGCAATGGTAATGCTAAGCTAGTACTGCTTGCAAACGATGCTTCTAAAAACTCTAGCAAAAAAATTCAAGATAAATGTACGTATTACAACGTTGAGTATCATGTAATTGGTGATCGTTATGATCTAGGACATGCTACAGGTAAGGAAGCCCGGGTGGCTCTAGCTATTACCGATAAAGGTTTTGCAAGCAAATTGTCTAGTCTACTCAACGAAAAATAATCGGGGGTGAGCAGATGACCAAAATCAGAGTTCATGAATATGCGAAACAAGTGAATAAATCGAGTAAAGAGGTTATTGAAGCGCTAAGTAAATTAAATGTGAGTGTAACCAATCATATGTCTATGTTGGAAAATGACACTGTGACAAAGTTAAACCAATCATTTAAACCAGCATCTGAGAAAAAACAAGCGAAACAACCTACTACTCAAAATGCGTCACAACGATCTCAAGCTAATGGGCAACAAAAACCACAACAATCGGTGAAAAAACAAGAGGGACAAAAGCAGCAATCTGCTACCTCTAAGCCGAGAACGAACAATCAGCAACAATCGCACCAAAACCAAAATTCGTCTAACGAAAAATCTAAGAATACAAAAGGTAATCAAAATCGAAATATGACACAAAATAATAATAATAACAATAATAATAATAATAACCGTAGAGGCGGTGGTTATAACCAGCGTCCAAAACCAGGAATCCACGGTGGTAAACGCCGTCATCCAAAAACGCATCAACCTACATTACCAGTGAAACAAAAGGAATTACCAGAAAAAATTACATTTGTTGAATCGCTTTCTGTCGCAGAATTAGCAAAAAAACTACACCGTGAGCCATCTGAAATAATCAAAAAATTATTCATGCTTGGTGTAATGGCGACAATTAACCAAGAATTAGATAAGGATGCAATCGAGTTAATTTGTACAGACTATGGTGTAGAAGTAGAAGAAGAAATCCGTGTTGATATTACGGATTTAGAAACGCACTTCGAACAAACAGAGGAAGTAAATGAAGCGGTATTATCAGAACGACCTCCTGTAGTAACGATTATGGGACACGTTGACCATGGTAAAACAACGTTATTAGATTCGATCCGTCATACAAAAGTTACAGCCGGAGAAGCGGGTGGTATTACGCAACATATCGGTGCTTACCAAGTAACAGAAGGCGACAAAAAAATTACATTCCTAGATACACCAGGACACGCTGCTTTCACAACTATGCGTGCACGTGGTGCGAAAGTAACGGACTTAACAATTTTAGTGGTAGCTGCAGATGATGGTGTGATGCCTCAAACAGTTGAAGCTATTAACCATGCAAAAGCGGCAGAAGTGCCAATTATTGTAGCGGTTAACAAGATGGATAAACCTTCAGCAAACCCGGATCGTGTTATGCAAGAATTAACGGAACATGGTTTAGTGCCTGAAGCTTGGGGTGGCGAAACAATTTTCGTACCAATCTCAGCATTAAAAGGTGAAGGTATCGATACATTATTAGAAATGATATTACTTGTAGCAGAGGTTGGAGAGTTAAAAGCCAATCCTGACCGTTTAGCACTTGGTACAGTTATCGAAGCACAGCTTGATAAAGGCCGTGGTTCAGTAGCGACGCTTTTAGTACAAGATGGTACATTAAAAGTTGGAGACCCTATCGTAGTTGGTCATGCATATGGTCGTGTACGTGCAATGGTTAATGATAAAGGTCGTCGTGTTAAAGAAGCTGGTCCATCAACACCAGTAGAAATTACAGGTTTAAACGATGTACCTCAAGCTGGTGACCGCTTCGTTGTATTTGAAGACGAAAAAACAGCGCGCCAAGTTGGTGAAACAAGAGCGATGACAGCGATTCAAGCACAACGTTCTGAAAAACAACGTGTCACGCTAGATAACTTATTTGAACAAATGAGCCAAGGCGAGATGAAAGAACTTAACTTAATCGTTAAGGCTGACGTACAGGGTACGGTTGAAGCTATGGCTGCATCACTAATGAAAATTGATGTCGAAGGCGTTAACGTGAAGATTATTCATACTGGTGCTGGGGCAATTACAGAATCAGATATTTCTCTTGCAGCGGCATCAAATGCAATCGTTATAGGCTTCAATGTACGTCCTGATGTAAATGCAAGACGTGCAGCTGAAGAAGAAGGCGTAGATATTCGTCTACACCGCGTTATCTATAAAGTAATCGAAGAAATCGAGCAAGCGATGAAAGGTATGCTTGATCCAGAATTTGAAGAAAAAATTATTGGTCAAGCTGAAGTTCGTCAAACGATTAAAGTGTCAAAAGTGGGTACAATTGCTGGTTCATACGTAACAGAAGGTAAAGTTACTCGCGATTCTGGCGTACGTGTCATCCGTGAAAATGTCGTGATTTTCGAAGGTGAACTAGATACATTAAAACGCTTCAAAGATGAAGTGAAAGAAGTTGCAAGAGGGTACGAATGTGGTATTACAATTACAAACTTCAATGATATTAAAGAAGGCGACATTATTGAAGCTTACATTATGGAAGAAGTTAAGCGTTCATAATGATTGTCTATGCAGAGGTTGAATTCATCATTCAAACTGCCCATTCGTTAAAGGAAAAACGCGCTGTCTTGCAGCGTATGATTACCCGCACAAAGCAGAAATTTAATGTGTCCATTGCGGAAATTGACCATCAAAATGTATGGCAGCGAACAAAATTAGCGCTTGTTGCTGTGTCTTCTTCGAAAGATGCAGCTGAACGTGAAATTAATCATGCACTGCATTATTTGCAGTCAAATCCGTCTTGGGAGCAGTTAAATGTGTGGCGAGACTATTTATAAGTAGGGAAGGGTATTTGCGTTTACTTGTACGCGAGTAAATATATTGCTGTTTTCAGCTTTGTCACTTTCCGTGTACAACATTTGCTTGAAGGATTCAACCGTGCGATTTTCCAATATGTTTTACAGTTGGTAAGTGTCAGCAGGAGTCAAACACAAGCAAGTAGTGCAAATATCTGGACATCGAAATTGAGGTGACGAACTATGTCTCTACGCTCAAATCGTGTTGCTGAGCAAATGAAAAAAGAACTTGGTGAGATTATTGGCCGTAAAGTTAAAGATCCACGTGTTGGCTTCGTAACTGTTACAGGTGTTGACGT of the Lysinibacillus fusiformis genome contains:
- the nusA gene encoding transcription termination factor NusA — its product is MSSDLLDALTALEEQKGISRDVLIEAIEAALVTAYKRNFNQAQNVRVDLNLDKGSIRVFSRKDVVEEVEDDRLQISLEDAKIINPAYQLEDIVEQEVTPRNFGRIAAQTAKQVVTQRVREAERGLIYEQYVDREDDIVTGVVERLDARNIYVGLGKVEAALPQNEQIQGETYHPHDRIKVYITKVERTTRGPQVIVSRTHPGLLRRLFEMEVPEIYEGIVEIKSIAREAGDRSKISVYAHNDEVDPVGSCVGAKGARVQTIVNELNGEKIDIVEWSEDPVVFVANALSPSKVLDVQVNEEEKSTTVVVPDYQLSLAIGKRGQNARLAAKLTGWKIDIKSETDARELGIYPSATSTFVPADDEESDYEDVAVDLYQDDEE
- the rnpM gene encoding RNase P modulator RnpM, whose amino-acid sequence is MAVNKKVPLRKCVATGEMLPKKEMIRVVRSKEGEVSVDVSGKKPGRGAYVSKSEQAIDIARKKNVLGHQLDVKIPEEIYEELLTIIRRESIL
- a CDS encoding YlxQ family RNA-binding protein, with product MTNQAVFNLLGIAARARKVISGEELVVKEVRNGNAKLVLLANDASKNSSKKIQDKCTYYNVEYHVIGDRYDLGHATGKEARVALAITDKGFASKLSSLLNEK
- the infB gene encoding translation initiation factor IF-2, with product MTKIRVHEYAKQVNKSSKEVIEALSKLNVSVTNHMSMLENDTVTKLNQSFKPASEKKQAKQPTTQNASQRSQANGQQKPQQSVKKQEGQKQQSATSKPRTNNQQQSHQNQNSSNEKSKNTKGNQNRNMTQNNNNNNNNNNNRRGGGYNQRPKPGIHGGKRRHPKTHQPTLPVKQKELPEKITFVESLSVAELAKKLHREPSEIIKKLFMLGVMATINQELDKDAIELICTDYGVEVEEEIRVDITDLETHFEQTEEVNEAVLSERPPVVTIMGHVDHGKTTLLDSIRHTKVTAGEAGGITQHIGAYQVTEGDKKITFLDTPGHAAFTTMRARGAKVTDLTILVVAADDGVMPQTVEAINHAKAAEVPIIVAVNKMDKPSANPDRVMQELTEHGLVPEAWGGETIFVPISALKGEGIDTLLEMILLVAEVGELKANPDRLALGTVIEAQLDKGRGSVATLLVQDGTLKVGDPIVVGHAYGRVRAMVNDKGRRVKEAGPSTPVEITGLNDVPQAGDRFVVFEDEKTARQVGETRAMTAIQAQRSEKQRVTLDNLFEQMSQGEMKELNLIVKADVQGTVEAMAASLMKIDVEGVNVKIIHTGAGAITESDISLAAASNAIVIGFNVRPDVNARRAAEEEGVDIRLHRVIYKVIEEIEQAMKGMLDPEFEEKIIGQAEVRQTIKVSKVGTIAGSYVTEGKVTRDSGVRVIRENVVIFEGELDTLKRFKDEVKEVARGYECGITITNFNDIKEGDIIEAYIMEEVKRS
- a CDS encoding DUF503 domain-containing protein, which gives rise to MIVYAEVEFIIQTAHSLKEKRAVLQRMITRTKQKFNVSIAEIDHQNVWQRTKLALVAVSSSKDAAEREINHALHYLQSNPSWEQLNVWRDYL